In Rhizobium sp. ZPR4, a genomic segment contains:
- the rpsI gene encoding 30S ribosomal protein S9, whose amino-acid sequence MADLSSLKDLGTTSEAAAAPVHVRKVDSLGRSYATGKRKDAVARVWVKAGSGKIIVNGKDYTAYFARPVLQMILRQPIVAAARDGQFDIIATVAGGGLSGQAGAVRHGLSKAITYFEPGLRSVLKKGGFLTRDSRVVERKKYGRAKARRSFQFSKR is encoded by the coding sequence ATGGCTGACCTTTCCTCCCTGAAGGACCTCGGCACGACGTCGGAAGCAGCTGCTGCTCCGGTTCACGTCCGCAAGGTTGACTCGCTCGGCCGCTCCTACGCGACCGGCAAGCGTAAGGACGCCGTCGCCCGCGTTTGGGTCAAGGCCGGCTCCGGCAAGATCATCGTCAACGGCAAGGACTACACGGCTTACTTCGCCCGTCCGGTTCTGCAGATGATCCTGCGTCAGCCGATCGTCGCTGCTGCCCGTGACGGCCAGTTCGACATCATCGCAACCGTTGCCGGCGGCGGCCTCTCCGGCCAGGCCGGTGCCGTTCGTCATGGCCTGTCCAAGGCAATCACCTACTTCGAACCGGGCCTGCGCTCGGTGCTGAAGAAGGGTGGCTTCCTGACCCGCGACAGCCGCGTCGTCGAACGCAAGAAGTACGGCCGTGCGAAGGCACGTCGTTCCTTCCAGTTCTCCAAGCGTTAA
- a CDS encoding antibiotic biosynthesis monooxygenase, which translates to MSTNKASRFAATPEPPYYIVSFASIRTAGDNGYGAMGERMEEMALAQDGCLGLESARGADGFGITNSFWRDEESILAWKNVMSHLAAQKLGRERWYEQYKVRVARVERAYDFQRDKGDALAEHID; encoded by the coding sequence ATGAGCACCAACAAAGCATCCCGCTTTGCGGCCACTCCCGAGCCGCCCTACTACATCGTCTCCTTCGCCTCGATCCGGACAGCCGGCGACAATGGCTATGGCGCCATGGGTGAGCGCATGGAGGAAATGGCGCTGGCGCAGGACGGCTGTCTTGGGCTTGAGAGCGCGAGAGGCGCCGATGGCTTCGGCATCACCAATTCCTTCTGGCGGGACGAAGAGAGCATCCTTGCCTGGAAGAATGTCATGTCGCATCTGGCGGCGCAGAAGCTCGGCCGCGAGCGCTGGTACGAGCAATACAAGGTTCGCGTAGCGCGGGTAGAACGGGCCTACGACTTCCAGCGGGACAAAGGGGACGCGCTTGCCGAGCACATCGATTGA
- a CDS encoding EamA family transporter, producing the protein MSLDVIALVLFGALLHATWNAIIKAGTDKSLDAALVSAGGAVAALPLLPFLPLPASAAWPFIGASAILQFAYFQLVAAAYRAGDIGLVYPLMRGVAPLIIVSTSSFILKETLSGGALIGTMTICAGILTLAFEARKGSRQAIVLALANAVVIATYTYVDGIGARASGNSVSYTLWMALLPPVLLFAWAISQRGINAVAAHVRYNWWRGLIGGGGSIASYGLALWAMTKAPVAMVAALRETSILFALVISVVVLKERSSIWRYIAGAIIAAGVLVLRLG; encoded by the coding sequence GTGTCTCTCGACGTTATCGCGCTCGTCCTTTTCGGCGCCCTGCTGCATGCGACATGGAATGCGATCATCAAGGCCGGAACCGATAAGTCGCTCGATGCGGCGCTGGTTTCAGCCGGCGGCGCAGTCGCGGCATTGCCTCTTCTGCCATTCCTGCCTCTGCCGGCCTCTGCGGCCTGGCCGTTCATCGGTGCATCCGCCATCCTTCAATTTGCCTATTTCCAGCTGGTGGCGGCCGCATATCGAGCCGGGGATATCGGGCTCGTCTATCCGCTGATGCGCGGTGTCGCGCCACTCATCATCGTCTCCACAAGCAGCTTCATCCTGAAGGAGACGCTTTCGGGCGGCGCGTTGATCGGCACCATGACCATTTGTGCCGGCATACTGACGCTTGCCTTCGAGGCGCGAAAGGGCAGCCGCCAGGCGATCGTTCTCGCGCTTGCCAATGCCGTCGTCATCGCGACCTATACCTATGTCGACGGCATCGGCGCGCGGGCATCGGGCAATTCAGTTTCCTATACCCTATGGATGGCACTCCTGCCCCCCGTTCTCCTTTTCGCCTGGGCGATATCGCAACGCGGCATCAATGCCGTCGCCGCCCATGTCCGCTATAACTGGTGGCGCGGACTGATCGGCGGCGGCGGATCGATCGCTTCTTATGGGCTGGCATTGTGGGCGATGACCAAAGCGCCGGTCGCCATGGTCGCCGCCTTGCGCGAGACCTCGATCCTCTTCGCTTTGGTGATATCGGTCGTCGTCTTGAAGGAGCGATCGAGCATCTGGCGCTATATTGCCGGCGCCATCATCGCCGCCGGAGTGCTGGTTTTGCGCCTGGGTTGA
- the argC gene encoding N-acetyl-gamma-glutamyl-phosphate reductase, producing MAPKIFIDGEHGTTGLQIRTRMADRRDVELLSIPEAERRNAAMREDMLNSADIAILCLPDDASKEAVKMVAGNNNVRVIDTSTAFRIHPDWAYGFAEMDSNQGNKIRAARFVANPGCYPTGAIGVIRPLRAAGIIPTGYPVTVNAVSGYTGGGKQMIAQMENPEHPDAITAPHFLYGLPLTHKHVPEMTTHGLLERAPIFSPSVGRFPQGMIVQVPLHLGDLAEGATLESIHAALVDHYAGQDIVQVVSLDESRALPRVNAVELAGKDTMKLFVFGTQGGAQVNLVALLDNLGKGASGAAVQNMDLMLSA from the coding sequence ATGGCACCGAAAATCTTCATCGATGGCGAACACGGAACCACGGGCTTGCAGATCCGCACGCGCATGGCCGACCGCCGCGATGTCGAGCTGCTGTCCATTCCCGAAGCGGAACGCCGCAATGCCGCCATGCGCGAGGACATGCTGAACAGTGCTGACATCGCGATCCTCTGCTTGCCCGACGATGCGTCGAAGGAAGCGGTGAAGATGGTAGCGGGCAACAATAATGTCCGCGTTATCGACACCTCGACAGCCTTCCGCATCCATCCCGACTGGGCCTATGGCTTTGCCGAAATGGACAGCAACCAGGGCAACAAGATCAGGGCGGCACGTTTCGTCGCCAATCCCGGCTGCTATCCGACGGGCGCAATCGGCGTCATCCGGCCGCTGCGCGCCGCCGGCATCATCCCGACAGGCTATCCCGTGACGGTCAATGCCGTGTCCGGCTATACGGGCGGCGGCAAGCAAATGATTGCGCAGATGGAAAACCCGGAGCATCCGGATGCCATCACCGCACCGCATTTCCTCTACGGCCTGCCGCTGACCCATAAGCATGTGCCCGAGATGACGACGCACGGCCTGCTGGAGCGTGCGCCGATCTTCTCGCCCTCCGTCGGACGCTTCCCCCAGGGCATGATCGTGCAGGTGCCGCTGCATCTCGGCGATCTCGCAGAAGGCGCGACGCTGGAGAGCATTCATGCTGCGCTCGTCGACCATTATGCCGGCCAGGATATCGTTCAGGTCGTCTCGCTCGATGAGAGCCGCGCCCTGCCCCGTGTCAACGCCGTCGAGCTCGCCGGCAAGGATACAATGAAGCTCTTCGTCTTCGGCACGCAGGGCGGAGCGCAGGTCAATCTGGTGGCGCTGCTCGACAATCTCGGCAAGGGCGCATCCGGTGCAGCCGTACAGAACATGGATCTGATGCTGAGCGCTTAA
- the speB gene encoding agmatinase — protein sequence MPSTSIDHAFTAASLTSAASDPTFAGALSFMRRRFTKSLEGVDAVVWGIPFDAATSNRPGTRFGPQAIRRASAIFDNDPQYPFDRDLFAEMAVIDYGDCLLDYGNHQDTPAAIERQATTILDSGAFMLTLGGDHFITWPLLKAQVAKHGPLALVQFDAHQDTWFDDGKRIDHGSFVARAVRDGLIDPDRSIQIGIRTHAPEDFGIQILYGHQVEDMSAGDIASLIVSHTKGAPTYLTFDIDCLDPAYAPGTGTPVAGGPSSAKILSVLQRLHQLDIRGADVVEVSPAYDHADITAIAGATVAMYMLGLHAERRASGR from the coding sequence TTGCCGAGCACATCGATTGATCACGCCTTCACTGCCGCCAGCCTGACCTCGGCTGCCAGCGACCCGACCTTTGCCGGCGCGCTCTCCTTCATGCGCCGCCGCTTCACAAAATCGCTTGAGGGCGTCGACGCCGTGGTCTGGGGCATACCCTTCGATGCAGCCACGTCAAACCGGCCGGGAACGCGCTTCGGACCGCAGGCGATCCGCCGCGCTTCGGCGATCTTCGACAATGATCCGCAATATCCCTTCGACCGCGATCTCTTCGCCGAGATGGCCGTGATCGACTACGGCGACTGTCTGCTCGACTACGGCAATCATCAGGATACGCCCGCTGCAATCGAAAGACAGGCGACGACGATCCTCGACAGCGGCGCCTTCATGCTGACGCTCGGCGGCGATCACTTCATCACCTGGCCGCTGTTGAAGGCGCAAGTCGCCAAGCATGGGCCACTGGCGCTGGTGCAGTTCGATGCGCATCAGGACACCTGGTTCGATGATGGCAAGCGTATCGACCACGGCTCCTTCGTTGCCCGCGCCGTGCGCGACGGGCTGATCGACCCGGACCGCTCGATCCAGATCGGCATCCGCACCCACGCGCCTGAGGATTTCGGCATCCAGATTCTGTATGGCCATCAGGTCGAGGACATGAGTGCCGGCGACATTGCCTCCCTGATTGTCTCCCATACCAAGGGCGCACCGACCTATCTGACCTTCGATATAGATTGCCTCGATCCGGCCTATGCTCCGGGCACGGGAACGCCGGTCGCAGGAGGTCCTTCCAGCGCGAAAATCCTGTCGGTGTTGCAAAGGTTGCATCAGCTTGACATCAGGGGCGCTGATGTCGTCGAAGTCTCCCCCGCCTACGACCATGCCGACATCACCGCCATTGCGGGCGCGACCGTGGCGATGTATATGCTCGGTCTCCACGCCGAACGACGTGCGAGCGGTCGCTGA
- the rplM gene encoding 50S ribosomal protein L13: MATFSQKPAEVEKKWVLIDAEGLVVGRLASIIAMRLRGKHKATFTPHVDDGDNVIVINADKVVFTGKKYEDKVYYWHTGYAGGIKERTARQIIEGRFPERVVEKAVERMVPRGPLGRRQMKNLRVYAGSNHPHEAQQPVVLDVAKLNKKNVRSA; the protein is encoded by the coding sequence ATGGCAACCTTCTCCCAGAAGCCTGCAGAGGTGGAGAAGAAGTGGGTTCTCATCGACGCCGAAGGGCTTGTCGTTGGCCGTCTCGCTTCTATCATCGCAATGCGTCTGCGCGGCAAGCATAAGGCTACCTTCACGCCCCACGTCGACGACGGCGACAACGTCATCGTCATCAATGCCGACAAGGTCGTCTTCACCGGCAAAAAGTACGAAGACAAGGTTTACTACTGGCACACCGGTTATGCCGGCGGCATCAAGGAGCGTACGGCTCGCCAGATCATCGAAGGTCGCTTCCCGGAGCGCGTCGTTGAGAAGGCCGTCGAGCGCATGGTTCCCCGCGGCCCGCTCGGCCGTCGCCAGATGAAGAACCTGCGCGTCTACGCCGGCTCCAACCATCCCCACGAAGCCCAGCAGCCGGTCGTCCTCGACGTCGCCAAGCTGAACAAGAAGAACGTAAGGAGCGCCTGA